The following nucleotide sequence is from Chthonomonas sp..
CCACGGACAAGGGTCCGATATGACAGCCCTCTCCGATCCTCGTGCGTCCTTCGACAGTGGTCATCGGATGGATAACCGTATCAACCCCAATCGTTGCGTCTGCCGAAATGTATGTGGTTGCGGGATCAACGATGGTCACGCCGCTCAGGGCATGTCGTCGCAGAATCCGCTTGCGCATCTCCGTCGCCGCTTCTGCGAGCTGCCACCGATCATTCACACCTTGGAACACAAAGAAGTCGTCGTACACCAGCGTCTCGACTTTGCCGCCGTCAGCGGCGATCCGTGCGATGACGTCGGTCAGGTAGTACTCGCCCTGGGCATTCTTGTTATCCAGCGTGGGCAGGATCTTGTAAAGGGTCTGGCAATCGAAGCAGTAAACCGCGGAGTTGATCTCCTTGACTTGGCGCTGAGCGATGCTGGCGTCCTTCTCCTCGACGATCCCAGTCACCTTTCCTTCACCATCTCGCACGATCCGACCGTAACCGGAAGGGTCCGCTAGCATGCACGTGCCGATGGTCGCGTCCGCACCCGCTTTTGAATGTCGATCTACCAGCTGCCGCAGCGCCTCTGCATCGAGCAGGGGAACGTCCCCCGGTGACACGATGATGGGACCCTCGTGATCCTTGAGGAGCGGGGCGGCCATGATCGCAGCGTGCGCGGTTCCAAGTTGATCGGCCTGTTCGGCGTACTCGTAACGGTCTGCCCCGAGGGCATTGCTCAGCGTTTGTGCGCCAAAGCCTACAACGACTACGGGCTTGGCGATCCCGATCTCGCGCATCGCATGACCTATATGCTCGGCCATCGGTAGGCCACAGACGGAGTGTGCGCATTTGGGCAGATCGGACTTCATCCGGGTGCCCTTTCCTGCGGCGAGAATCAACCCTGCGAGCTTCGAAGATTTGGCCATCGGGAGCGGTCAGAATACCAGAAAGATCGTCCTTGGTCGTGCCATAGTCAGGGCATGGCGGTCCACGTTGTCGATCATCCTCTCGCGAAACATCTGGTGAACTCATTGCGTGATCGAACGACGCGCCCTGAAGCGTTTCGGCAGATGAGTCGCACGCTCTCAACGATGCTCGTCTTTGAGGCCACTCGCGGAATTCGATGTGATTCCCGGGTCGTCGAAACGCCCCTGGCCGAAACCGTTGGGGATTTCTTGGGCCAAGGACTGGCTGTGGTCCCCGTGCTCCGGGCGGGTCTCGCGATGCTGGAGAGCGCGCTCATCCTCTTCCCTGATGTTGCCGTGGGCTACATCGGCCTAGAGCGCGACCATAACACCGCCGTCGCTCATAGCTACTACTGCAAGCTGCCCAACTTGGCCGACCGGTTTACGCTTTGCGTTGATCCGATGCTTGCCACGGGGGGTTCCGCTTCTCAGGCGGTGGCATTGCTCAAGGCTAACGGCGCAAAGCCTGTGGTCTTTGTTAGCGTCATCAGTGCGCCCGAAGGAATCGAGCGACTGCAGCGGGATCACCCGGACGTTGAGATCTACACCGCTGCGGTGGATGACCGCCTGAACGAACTGAAATACATCGTTCCTGGCCTCGGCGATTTCGGCGATCGGCTCTACGGCACGATGTAGCGCTTCACGCCAGCGCAGGGAGGCGCTGCTCGTTCCTGAATGGCACCACCGTCGAGACCCCCGGTTCTTGCATCGTCACCCCGAACCAGATCGGAGCAGACTCAATGGTAAGCGGGTTGTGCGTGATACACAAGAACTGAGTCGTGCCGCGAAAATCGGCCATGGCATCGAGGAACCGCTCGACGTTTCGGCCATCCAGCGGCGCATCCACCTCGTCGAGCACCACGAACGGGCTTGGCTTGACCCGGAGCAAGGCGAACAAAAATGCACTCGCCGCGAGGGCTCTCTCGCCACCGCTGAGCAGCTCCAGGCGCTGTCGTCGTTTGCCCGGTACCGTCACTTCGACTTCGACGCCGGTCTCCAGCAAGTTCTCGGGATCGGTCAGGCTCAGTGTCCCTTCTCCGCCCCCGAATAGCTTCACGATCGTCTTTTGGAACTCATCGCGCACTGCCGCGAAGGTCTTGCTGAACCGCTCACGGGTTAGCTGGTCGAGCTCGCGGATGCCAGCTTCGATCTCCTGCTTGCCCGCAAGCACGTCTTCGCGCTGGAAGTTCAACTCGTCAAATCGGTCCGTGAGTCGGGCAAACGCATCGATTGCTCCCAGATTTACTGCCCCGAGTGACTTGAGCTCCCGGCGAAGACGCACGACCAACTCACTCGCGCCCTCCGGCAGCTCCACGTCCTGGCCTTGCTCCAGCGCGGTCTCTTCATCGATGCCGTACTCCTCTAGCAGGCGTTGCATGCTGCTCGCACGTCTTGCCTCGGCGCGAACACGGTCGACTTCGGCCCGACGTACCCCGTCCATGTAGTTCGCCGCTGCCTTCTGGGCTTCCTTGATCTGCTCTTGCAGCGCGAAGTTTCGTTGCAGCAGAGTTGCCTTCAGCTGCACGACTTCTGCAAGCTCCTGTCCGTGCCGCTCGTACCGCTCGGCTGCCTCATCTCGCTCTGTGATGCTCCGTGCGCGCTTCGATTCGGCTTCGATCCGCCCATGTTCCAGAGACTTCATTCGCGCGGAACGATTCGTACCGTGAGTCTTCTCTGCTTCCAGGCGACGATTGCACTCCTTCATGCGCGATTCCGCGCTCTCCATCACCTGCTCGGCCACGCGGAGTCGATCGAGCATCGATACGGAATCCGCTGAACTCCTGGCCGCTGCTTCGAGGATCGCGTTGCGCTGAGCCTCTAACCCCACTGGATCCAGCTTCATCTCCCCGGGCCCGGAATTCTCTGTCAGGCTCGCAAGCTCAGCCTCCAGCTTCTCTTGGGATCGCTCGGTTTGGGTGAGTTCAAGCTTGAGGTTGCCGTGCCAGCGGTGCGCGTCCTGGAAGTCTGGGTCCAAGAGTCGAATCTGAAGCTCGGTCGCTTCGATCTCCTCCACGACGCTGCTCTCAGACGTTCGATGCTGCGCCCCCTGGGTCTCCAACTTCTCCAGTTGGGCCGCAACCTTTGCGATCTCCTCAGCGACTCCTTCTAACTCTGCCTTCCGCGCCAAGATTCCAGTGCCCTGGCGAGCGGCGTGACCTCCGGTGACCGCGCCGCTGGAGTGGACAACTTCGCCATCGAGCGTGACGAGTCGGGACCAGCCTTGAGTCTTGGCGATTCGGAGGGCATCCTCGATCGTCTCGCACACCAAGACACGACCCAAGATGGAATCCACGACAGGGCGGTGAGCGGGGTCGCAGTCTACGAGTTCGTGCGCCAGCCCGACGATGCCGCGCTCCCTTTTCAGGGTGTGCAACTCGCTGCGGACCACGAGCGGTCGCATGAGCGTCACCGGTTGGAACGTCGCGCGGCCCATGCGTCGTTCCTTCAGCCAGGCGATGGCATCTTTCGCCATTCGCTCGTCCCTGCAGATCAGATCGTTGGCCGCACCGCCCAGGGCGACTTCGATGGCGGTCGTCAGGTCAGCGTCGGCCCGGATCGCCTCGCCAACGGGCGCGAACTCTCCCTTCAGAAATCCTTCAGCCACGGCCGCCAGAACTGCACGCGAACCCTGGGCGAGCCCCTCGTGCGCCTCAATGGTGGACTCGATTCCACGCTTTCGGCCCTCCAGCGTAGCGAGCATCTGCGAGAGGTGCCGCACTCGTGCTGAGTGATCTTGCTCGGTGGTAATGTGAGCGCTCTTCTTAGCAACGAGCTCGTCACGATGTGCGCGCAGAGCATCCTGCTCACTCTTCAGCCTATGGACCGCCTCCGCGGCCTCAGCAACGGCACTCTGTAGGTTGGGGATCGAACCACGGATCCCTTCAAGTTCTGCCTTGACCGCTCGCAGGCGATCCTTCCGAAGTCGAGACTCGGTTTGCCATTGCAGCACGCGGGCCTGATGTTCTCGCGCCTCGGCAAGCTGAGTGTTGAGTTCGTGGAGTTCGGTTGCCAGCTTGTGAGCTTCGTCCGAGGTGCCCGCTTGAGCCGTGGTCAACTCCTCAATCTGCGACTTGGCCAGCTCATACTCTCGGGTGCACGATTCCAACTCGGTCTTCATCGAGACTTGCCGTTCCTCAGTACTGTTGGTTTCGTGCTGGAGGCTGTGCTCTAGCTCGTCCAAGCTGGCCAGGGTCTGTTCGGCCAATCGGAGGTTCGACTCTGCCTTGTCACGCGCGCTGATCGAGCTCTGTTGCAGCTCTCGAAGGGCGTCGAGTTTTCGTTCAGATTCCGCGATGTCGCTGCCCACGGACCCCATCTCCGCCTCCAGCTTCTCTCCGCGGGTCGTCTCGTTGTGCGACGACTTGGTGCAGTTCTTGATGCGCGTTTCGATCTCCTCAAGGGCGGCGACCGTCTCGCAAACCTCGCGCATCATCAGGCCCGTCTCCACCTCCTGGAGAGCCCCTTGCGCGGCTTTGTACTTCTGGGCTGCTTCGGCCTCTGCGCGAAGCGGCTCGCGCTGCGATTCGATTTCGTTCAAGAGGTCGTCCACCCGGGCGATGTGTTCGGCTGCATGGCCCAAGCGACGGAGCGATTCGATCCGTTTGAACCGATACTTTTGGACTCCCGCGGCTTCATCGATCCAAGCGCGTCGATCTTCAGCACTTGCCGCGAGTGCCGCGTCGATCTCCTTCTGCCCGACAATGGCATAGCCCGAACGGCCCAGCCCTGAATCCGCCAAAACGTCGTAAATGTCCTTGAGTCGGCAACGCTGCCGGTTGATCTCGAATTCGCTGTCCCCCTGCCGGTTCACGCGACGAGTAATGACAACCTCGGGCGCATCCAGCGGAAGCGATCCGTCTTCGTTGTCAAAGTGGAGTGAAACCTCAGCGTATCCAAGCGGCTTTCGGTTCGCGCTCCCGTTGAAAATGATCTCTTGGCTGTTCGATGCCCGCAGGGAACGCGCGTTGGGTTCGCCCAGGCCCCAAAGGATTGCGTCGACGATATTGCTCTTGCCGCAACCGTTCGGGCCGACAATCGCGATGAGATCGCCATCCAGATCAAACTCCGTCCGCTCTGCGAACGTTTTGAACCCAAAAATCTTGACGCGTTTGAGTTTCACGCTTCTAGTCCTAATTCAGTGCAATGGTCCGGCCCGGTTCGTTGCCGCGCTCTCGTTTTGAATCCAGACGAATCGCACCGGGCATTTCGATTCGAGTTCCTGCACAAGTACACTCCGGGAGATGATCACTGTGGTTGGTGCCGGGTTCGCGGGAGTCGAGGCGGCCTGGGCCATCGCCACCCGTGGCGGTCGCGTCCGGCTCATCGAAATGCGCCCGACGCAAATGACTCCAGCCCACACTACGGGCCACTTCGCGGAGCTCGTCTGCTCGAATAGCCTCAAGTCCAAGTCGCCGACCTCTCCCGCGGGCCAGCTCAAAAGCGAAATGCAGTCCCTGGGCTCGGTTGTACTGTCGACCGCGCTCGAACACGAGGTCCCGGGCGGCGAAGCACTGTGCGTGGATCGCAACGCATTTGGATTGGCGCTGACGGAGAGAGTTCGGAGCCATCCGAATATCAATGTCGAGGAACGCGAGTGGACCCCGGACGACTTCACCCATGACTCCCAGGACGGCCCGGTCATCATCGCCTCGGGTCCCCTGAGCACCGATCCGATCTCTCGCTGGCTCGCCAATATCAGCGGGCGTAAGCACCTCTACTTTTACGATGCCGTCTCGCCGACCGTGGAAGCGAGCAGCCTCGACCGATCAATCGTCTTTGCTGAGAGCCGGTACGGCAAAGGCGGCGGTGACGACTACTTGAACTGCCCCTTCAACAAGGAGAGCTACGAGACCTTCGTCCGCGAACTCGTGGGAGCAGAGCGGGTCCCGCTGCACGCTTTCGAGGCGGGCGGAAACCGAACCGCCAGCGGCGAGCTCGATCCTACCGAGTTCCTAGAGAAGATCAAGTACTTCGCCGGCTGTACACCGATCGAGGCAATTGCCGAGGCG
It contains:
- the glmU gene encoding bifunctional UDP-N-acetylglucosamine diphosphorylase/glucosamine-1-phosphate N-acetyltransferase GlmU; the protein is MAKSSKLAGLILAAGKGTRMKSDLPKCAHSVCGLPMAEHIGHAMREIGIAKPVVVVGFGAQTLSNALGADRYEYAEQADQLGTAHAAIMAAPLLKDHEGPIIVSPGDVPLLDAEALRQLVDRHSKAGADATIGTCMLADPSGYGRIVRDGEGKVTGIVEEKDASIAQRQVKEINSAVYCFDCQTLYKILPTLDNKNAQGEYYLTDVIARIAADGGKVETLVYDDFFVFQGVNDRWQLAEAATEMRKRILRRHALSGVTIVDPATTYISADATIGVDTVIHPMTTVEGRTRIGEGCHIGPLSVVVESTIGDECTVLMSHVNRAEMKDESRCGPYAHLRPRATIGERSKVGNFVELKNASLERDVAVSHLTYLGDATVGAGTNIGAGTITCNYDGVNKSVTAIGSNVFVGSNSTLVAPLTLGSGSYVAAGSVVTHDVESDALAIGRARQVDKAGWAQERRSKQGK
- the upp gene encoding uracil phosphoribosyltransferase yields the protein MAVHVVDHPLAKHLVNSLRDRTTRPEAFRQMSRTLSTMLVFEATRGIRCDSRVVETPLAETVGDFLGQGLAVVPVLRAGLAMLESALILFPDVAVGYIGLERDHNTAVAHSYYCKLPNLADRFTLCVDPMLATGGSASQAVALLKANGAKPVVFVSVISAPEGIERLQRDHPDVEIYTAAVDDRLNELKYIVPGLGDFGDRLYGTM
- the smc gene encoding chromosome segregation protein SMC — translated: MKLKRVKIFGFKTFAERTEFDLDGDLIAIVGPNGCGKSNIVDAILWGLGEPNARSLRASNSQEIIFNGSANRKPLGYAEVSLHFDNEDGSLPLDAPEVVITRRVNRQGDSEFEINRQRCRLKDIYDVLADSGLGRSGYAIVGQKEIDAALAASAEDRRAWIDEAAGVQKYRFKRIESLRRLGHAAEHIARVDDLLNEIESQREPLRAEAEAAQKYKAAQGALQEVETGLMMREVCETVAALEEIETRIKNCTKSSHNETTRGEKLEAEMGSVGSDIAESERKLDALRELQQSSISARDKAESNLRLAEQTLASLDELEHSLQHETNSTEERQVSMKTELESCTREYELAKSQIEELTTAQAGTSDEAHKLATELHELNTQLAEAREHQARVLQWQTESRLRKDRLRAVKAELEGIRGSIPNLQSAVAEAAEAVHRLKSEQDALRAHRDELVAKKSAHITTEQDHSARVRHLSQMLATLEGRKRGIESTIEAHEGLAQGSRAVLAAVAEGFLKGEFAPVGEAIRADADLTTAIEVALGGAANDLICRDERMAKDAIAWLKERRMGRATFQPVTLMRPLVVRSELHTLKRERGIVGLAHELVDCDPAHRPVVDSILGRVLVCETIEDALRIAKTQGWSRLVTLDGEVVHSSGAVTGGHAARQGTGILARKAELEGVAEEIAKVAAQLEKLETQGAQHRTSESSVVEEIEATELQIRLLDPDFQDAHRWHGNLKLELTQTERSQEKLEAELASLTENSGPGEMKLDPVGLEAQRNAILEAAARSSADSVSMLDRLRVAEQVMESAESRMKECNRRLEAEKTHGTNRSARMKSLEHGRIEAESKRARSITERDEAAERYERHGQELAEVVQLKATLLQRNFALQEQIKEAQKAAANYMDGVRRAEVDRVRAEARRASSMQRLLEEYGIDEETALEQGQDVELPEGASELVVRLRRELKSLGAVNLGAIDAFARLTDRFDELNFQREDVLAGKQEIEAGIRELDQLTRERFSKTFAAVRDEFQKTIVKLFGGGEGTLSLTDPENLLETGVEVEVTVPGKRRQRLELLSGGERALAASAFLFALLRVKPSPFVVLDEVDAPLDGRNVERFLDAMADFRGTTQFLCITHNPLTIESAPIWFGVTMQEPGVSTVVPFRNEQRLPALA
- the trmFO gene encoding methylenetetrahydrofolate--tRNA-(uracil(54)-C(5))-methyltransferase (FADH(2)-oxidizing) TrmFO, with the protein product MITVVGAGFAGVEAAWAIATRGGRVRLIEMRPTQMTPAHTTGHFAELVCSNSLKSKSPTSPAGQLKSEMQSLGSVVLSTALEHEVPGGEALCVDRNAFGLALTERVRSHPNINVEEREWTPDDFTHDSQDGPVIIASGPLSTDPISRWLANISGRKHLYFYDAVSPTVEASSLDRSIVFAESRYGKGGGDDYLNCPFNKESYETFVRELVGAERVPLHAFEAGGNRTASGELDPTEFLEKIKYFAGCTPIEAIAEAGPRSLAFGNFKPIGLTDPRTGRRPWAALQLRPENREKTLYSLVACQNRLRFGEQKRVFRLVPGLQNAEFVRYGVIHRNTYVDAPQVLDHRLQIAEGLLLAGQLTGVEGYVESAAMGIYAGLQALAIQGGFDMPTPGRACAYGSLLSHLQDATPREFAPMNVNWGLFPTIEPEPRDKSVRRAAKIEAAQAAFTDWKDALLRCSSLLPA